The proteins below are encoded in one region of Candidatus Omnitrophota bacterium:
- a CDS encoding HepT-like ribonuclease domain-containing protein yields the protein MRPDDKDMSRLWDMMDAARMAVEFTQDLSYESFLKDRKTRSAVERNLEIIGEAARCMSLETREICPDIPWRSIIALRNIIAHEYGEIFYENLWTICRDKLPQLIKRIEALGADDLPEDEDQ from the coding sequence ATGCGGCCGGATGATAAGGATATGTCTCGCTTGTGGGATATGATGGATGCGGCGCGGATGGCTGTAGAATTCACGCAGGATTTGTCTTATGAGTCTTTTCTTAAAGATAGAAAAACTCGAAGCGCCGTGGAGCGGAATCTGGAGATTATCGGGGAGGCGGCGCGATGCATGTCCTTAGAAACGCGTGAAATTTGCCCCGATATACCCTGGCGATCAATCATCGCTCTTCGCAACATAATTGCTCATGAATATGGAGAGATATTCTATGAAAATTTATGGACTATATGTAGGGACAAGCTGCCTCAATTGATTAAGCGAATTGAAGCGTTGGGCGCCGATGATCTTCCGGAGGATGAGGATCAGTAA
- a CDS encoding nucleotidyltransferase domain-containing protein encodes MNPQVQLDREAIAAFCRKWRIREMSLFGSAIRDDFGPDSDLDFLISFEPDAHWDLFDWVDMREELIAMTGRDVDIVAKEALRNPWRKREILRKYEVLYAAG; translated from the coding sequence ATGAATCCTCAAGTGCAACTGGATCGCGAAGCGATAGCGGCGTTTTGCCGAAAGTGGCGGATTCGAGAGATGTCGCTTTTCGGATCGGCCATCCGGGACGATTTCGGCCCCGACAGCGACTTGGATTTTCTAATCAGTTTCGAGCCGGACGCGCATTGGGATTTGTTCGATTGGGTGGATATGCGCGAAGAACTGATAGCCATGACGGGCCGCGATGTGGATATCGTCGCCAAGGAGGCGTTGCGCAATCCCTGGCGAAAGCGAGAGATATTACGGAAGTACGAGGTGCTCTATGCGGCCGGATGA
- the moeB gene encoding molybdopterin-synthase adenylyltransferase MoeB, producing the protein MDHLTEQQLERYQRNIILPPIGEEGQLKLLESKALVIGTGGLGSPAAYYLAAMGVGTLGIADDDIVSLSNLQRQILHTTIDIGRPKTESAAEKLANLNPDVRVVQHRLRVNAKNILDLIEPYDIVIDATDNFPARFLANDACVMAKKPLVHAGVFHFEGQIMTIVPGVGPCYRCVFPEPPPAGLIPTGAAAGIMGSVPGIMGAIQATEAIKYLIGLGQPLIGTLLTFNVLEMNFRRVYVPRDKECPVCGEHPAITALRDGG; encoded by the coding sequence ATGGACCATCTTACCGAACAACAACTCGAGCGCTATCAGCGCAACATTATTCTTCCCCCCATCGGCGAAGAGGGGCAGTTGAAATTGTTGGAGAGCAAAGCGCTGGTCATCGGGACGGGGGGTCTCGGGTCTCCGGCGGCGTATTATCTTGCTGCGATGGGCGTGGGAACCTTGGGCATCGCCGACGACGACATCGTCAGCCTTTCCAACCTGCAACGGCAAATCCTGCATACGACGATAGACATCGGCAGGCCTAAAACGGAATCCGCCGCCGAGAAATTGGCGAACCTGAATCCCGACGTACGCGTCGTTCAACATCGGCTGCGCGTCAATGCGAAAAACATTTTGGATTTGATCGAGCCTTACGATATCGTGATCGACGCCACGGATAATTTCCCCGCCCGCTTTCTGGCCAACGACGCCTGCGTCATGGCCAAGAAGCCGCTGGTACATGCGGGCGTATTCCATTTCGAAGGGCAGATTATGACCATCGTTCCCGGCGTGGGGCCGTGCTACCGCTGCGTCTTTCCCGAACCGCCGCCTGCCGGATTGATCCCCACCGGCGCGGCGGCGGGGATTATGGGCAGCGTGCCGGGAATCATGGGCGCGATCCAGGCGACGGAAGCGATTAAATATCTCATCGGCTTAGGCCAGCCATTAATTGGGACGCTATTGACGTTCAACGTCTTGGAGATGAATTTCCGGCGCGTTTATGTTCCGCGGGATAAAGAATGCCCCGTCTGCGGAGAGCATCCCGCCATAACGGCGTTGAGGGATGGCGGTTAA